Proteins encoded within one genomic window of Sphaerotilus montanus:
- a CDS encoding CreA family protein, protein MQTHTRSPLLASLRAGLALSGLVLAAVVALPARAETLGEVSTVFKLIGPNHKIVIEAYDDPLVEGVTCFVSRAKTGGITGAVGLATDKSDASIACRQVGEIKIKQPLPQQEDVFSERLSILFKRLRIVRVVDAKRQSLVYMTYSEKLIEGSPKNSITAVPVGKPIPVK, encoded by the coding sequence ATGCAGACACACACCCGATCCCCCCTTCTCGCTTCCCTTCGTGCGGGCCTGGCCCTGTCCGGTCTGGTCCTGGCGGCCGTGGTGGCCTTGCCGGCCCGCGCCGAGACCCTCGGCGAAGTCAGCACCGTCTTCAAGCTGATCGGCCCGAACCACAAGATCGTCATCGAGGCCTACGACGACCCGCTGGTCGAAGGTGTCACCTGCTTCGTCTCGCGCGCCAAGACCGGCGGCATCACGGGCGCGGTCGGGCTGGCCACCGACAAGTCGGACGCCTCGATCGCCTGTCGCCAGGTGGGCGAGATCAAGATCAAGCAGCCACTGCCGCAGCAGGAGGACGTGTTCAGCGAGCGCCTGTCGATCCTGTTCAAGCGCCTGCGCATCGTGCGCGTGGTCGATGCGAAGCGGCAGTCGCTGGTCTACATGACCTACTCGGAAAAGCTCATCGAAGGCTCGCCCAAGAACAGCATCACCGCGGTGCCGGTGGGCAAGCCGATTCCGGTGAAGTGA
- a CDS encoding FMN-dependent NADH-azoreductase yields the protein MHILQINASARRDGANSTRVADQITARLQAANSGATLTLRDLAVTPHPLLDEAALGALFTPADARSPEQAARVALDDALIAEIQAHDTVVLGVPMYNFGVPVQLKSWIDAIARAGVTFRYTATGPEGLLTGKTVYVALARGGLYRDTPNDSQVPYLKSVLGFLGLTDVRFIYAEGLAMGPDAAAKGFAQAEADLNAALA from the coding sequence ATGCACATCCTCCAGATCAACGCCAGTGCCCGCCGCGACGGCGCCAACTCGACCCGTGTGGCCGACCAGATCACCGCCCGCCTGCAGGCCGCCAACTCCGGCGCGACGCTGACGCTGCGCGACCTGGCCGTGACGCCGCACCCGCTGCTGGACGAAGCCGCGCTGGGCGCGCTGTTCACCCCGGCCGACGCCCGCAGCCCCGAACAGGCCGCTCGCGTCGCGCTCGACGATGCGCTGATCGCCGAGATCCAGGCCCATGACACGGTCGTGCTGGGCGTGCCGATGTACAACTTCGGCGTGCCGGTGCAACTCAAGAGCTGGATCGACGCTATCGCCCGCGCCGGCGTCACCTTCCGCTATACCGCCACCGGCCCGGAAGGCCTGCTGACGGGCAAGACGGTGTATGTCGCACTGGCCCGCGGCGGTCTCTACCGCGATACTCCGAACGACTCGCAGGTGCCCTATCTGAAGAGCGTGCTGGGTTTCCTGGGCCTGACCGACGTGCGTTTCATCTACGCCGAAGGTCTGGCGATGGGCCCCGACGCCGCCGCCAAGGGCTTTGCGCAAGCCGAAGCCGACCTGAACGCCGCGCTGGCCTGA
- a CDS encoding hydroxymethylglutaryl-CoA lyase, with amino-acid sequence MHEPTESPAPPATPAVLISEVGPRDGLQSVSAVMSTRHKRAWIDALHASGLREIEVGSFVPARMLPQMADVAEIVRHATALPGWTVMALVPNLRGALAALEAGVHKLTVPVSASEAHSLANVRRSRIDMVAVVREIVALRDATAPGVPVEIGMSTAFGCTLQGAVPEDEVVWLAGQLVAAGVDEIGLSDTTGMANPAQVRRLFGRVRAAIGDKTGSAHLHNTRGLGLANCLAAWDVGVRTFDASLGGLGGCPYAPGASGNVVTEDLVFMFEAMGVDTGVDLARLIAARETLRAGLPGEPLYGMVPDAGVPAGFPDRRPGGPERSGQIRTDDRH; translated from the coding sequence ATGCACGAGCCAACCGAATCCCCTGCCCCGCCGGCCACCCCGGCCGTCCTCATCAGCGAAGTGGGACCGCGCGATGGCCTGCAGAGCGTCTCCGCCGTGATGTCCACCCGGCACAAGCGCGCCTGGATCGACGCCCTGCACGCCAGCGGCCTGCGCGAGATCGAGGTCGGCTCCTTCGTGCCCGCCCGCATGCTGCCGCAGATGGCCGATGTGGCCGAGATCGTGCGCCACGCGACCGCCCTGCCCGGCTGGACCGTGATGGCGCTGGTGCCCAATCTGCGCGGCGCCCTGGCCGCGCTGGAGGCCGGCGTCCACAAGCTGACCGTCCCCGTCTCGGCCAGCGAGGCGCACTCGCTCGCCAACGTGCGCCGCAGCCGCATCGACATGGTCGCGGTGGTGCGCGAGATCGTCGCGCTGCGGGACGCGACGGCGCCGGGCGTGCCGGTCGAGATCGGCATGTCCACGGCGTTCGGCTGCACGCTCCAGGGCGCAGTCCCCGAGGACGAGGTGGTCTGGCTGGCCGGGCAGCTGGTCGCCGCCGGGGTCGACGAGATCGGCCTGTCGGACACCACCGGCATGGCCAATCCGGCGCAGGTGCGGCGGCTGTTCGGGCGCGTGCGGGCCGCCATTGGCGACAAGACCGGCTCGGCGCACCTGCACAACACGCGCGGGCTCGGGCTGGCGAACTGCCTGGCGGCGTGGGACGTGGGCGTGCGGACCTTCGATGCCTCGCTCGGCGGACTGGGCGGCTGCCCCTACGCGCCCGGCGCGTCCGGCAATGTCGTGACCGAGGACCTGGTCTTCATGTTCGAGGCGATGGGCGTGGACACCGGGGTCGATCTGGCACGACTGATCGCAGCGCGGGAAACCCTGCGGGCCGGACTGCCCGGCGAGCCGCTCTACGGCATGGTGCCGGACGCTGGTGTGCCTGCAGGATTCCCGGACCGCCGCCCGGGCGGACCGGAACGATCAGGTCAGATCAGAACAGACGACCGACATTGA
- a CDS encoding pirin family protein yields the protein MTDTTTPATIRHPRRVERLVTGMATSDGAGVKLTRVLTQSLQRRLDPFLMLDAFGSDQPDDYIAGFPDHPHRGFETVTYMIAGRMRHRDSAGHEGLLENGGVQWMTAARGVIHSEIPQQEHGVMEGFQLWLNLPGRDKMNAPWYRDFKAEDLPKFVTPEGVAVTVIAGESHGVTGAVTRDATAPLYLDLHLPAGSRFVQPLPASRNAFVYVYRGAVTINGQAVPVQRMALLANEAEADGVVIEADAEARVLLIAGEPLKEPIVQYGPFVMNSQQEIYQALSDFRDGRLGE from the coding sequence ATGACCGACACGACCACCCCCGCCACGATCCGCCACCCGCGCCGCGTGGAGCGGCTGGTCACCGGCATGGCCACCTCCGATGGGGCGGGCGTCAAGCTGACCCGCGTGCTGACGCAGTCGCTGCAGCGCCGGCTCGATCCCTTCCTGATGCTCGACGCCTTCGGCAGCGACCAGCCGGACGACTACATCGCCGGCTTCCCCGACCACCCGCACCGCGGCTTCGAGACGGTGACCTACATGATCGCCGGGCGGATGCGCCACCGCGACAGCGCCGGGCATGAAGGCCTGCTGGAGAACGGCGGCGTGCAGTGGATGACCGCCGCGCGCGGGGTCATCCACTCCGAGATTCCGCAGCAGGAACACGGCGTGATGGAAGGCTTCCAGCTCTGGCTGAACCTGCCCGGGCGCGACAAGATGAACGCGCCCTGGTACCGCGATTTCAAGGCCGAAGACCTGCCGAAGTTCGTGACGCCCGAAGGCGTGGCGGTGACGGTGATCGCGGGCGAGAGCCACGGTGTGACGGGGGCGGTGACGCGGGACGCCACGGCGCCGCTTTACCTCGATCTGCACCTGCCGGCGGGCAGCCGCTTCGTGCAGCCGCTGCCGGCCAGCCGCAACGCGTTTGTCTATGTCTATCGCGGTGCGGTGACGATCAACGGGCAGGCGGTGCCAGTGCAGCGCATGGCCCTGCTGGCCAACGAGGCAGAGGCCGATGGCGTGGTCATCGAGGCCGATGCCGAAGCCCGCGTGCTGCTGATCGCCGGCGAGCCGCTGAAGGAGCCGATCGTCCAGTACGGGCCGTTCGTGATGAACAGCCAGCAGGAGATCTACCAGGCGCTGAGCGATTTCCGGGATGGGCGGCTGGGGGAGTGA
- the ltnD gene encoding L-threonate dehydrogenase, producing the protein MPAPVPTPAHPHPDAEGLPIGIIGLGAMGHGMASSLRRAGYRVHVCDVRLEAAQAFAAGGGVACATPSELAAHCEVIVSVVVNAAQTEAVLFGEHGAAAAMRPGSVFVMCSTVDPNWSIALEARLAALGVLYLDAPISGGAAKAASGQMTMMTAGHPEAYAKVGDALDAMAAKVYRLGDQAGNGSKVKIINQLLAGVHIAAAAEAMALGLREGVDAAALYEVITHSAGNSWMFENRMAHVLAADYTPLSAVDIFVKDLGLVLDTARATKFPLPLSATAHQMFMQASTAGFGREDDSAVIKIFPGITLPQAEPKP; encoded by the coding sequence ATGCCCGCTCCAGTACCCACCCCCGCACACCCCCACCCGGACGCCGAGGGCCTCCCCATCGGGATCATCGGCCTCGGCGCCATGGGCCACGGCATGGCGAGTTCCCTGCGCCGAGCGGGCTACCGGGTCCACGTCTGCGATGTGCGGCTGGAGGCGGCGCAGGCCTTCGCGGCCGGCGGCGGCGTGGCGTGTGCCACCCCCTCCGAGCTGGCCGCGCACTGCGAGGTGATCGTCAGCGTCGTGGTCAACGCCGCGCAGACCGAGGCCGTGCTGTTCGGCGAACATGGGGCTGCCGCGGCGATGCGGCCGGGCAGCGTCTTCGTGATGTGCTCCACCGTCGACCCGAACTGGTCGATCGCGCTGGAGGCCCGGCTGGCCGCACTGGGCGTGCTGTACCTGGACGCGCCGATCTCGGGTGGCGCGGCCAAGGCGGCGTCCGGCCAGATGACGATGATGACCGCCGGCCACCCCGAGGCGTATGCCAAGGTCGGCGACGCGCTCGACGCGATGGCCGCCAAGGTCTACCGGCTCGGCGACCAGGCGGGCAATGGCAGCAAGGTGAAGATCATCAACCAGCTCCTGGCCGGCGTTCACATCGCGGCAGCAGCCGAGGCGATGGCGCTCGGCCTGCGCGAAGGGGTGGACGCCGCGGCGCTCTACGAGGTGATCACGCACAGCGCCGGCAACAGCTGGATGTTCGAGAACCGGATGGCGCATGTGCTGGCCGCCGACTACACGCCGCTGTCCGCGGTGGACATCTTCGTGAAAGACCTCGGCCTCGTGCTCGACACGGCGCGCGCGACCAAGTTCCCGCTGCCGCTCTCCGCCACGGCGCACCAGATGTTCATGCAGGCCTCGACCGCCGGCTTCGGCCGCGAGGACGACTCCGCCGTGATCAAGATCTTCCCCGGCATCACGCTGCCGCAAGCCGAGCCCAAGCCATGA
- a CDS encoding malonic semialdehyde reductase translates to MNAPLNDAALDQLLRSARTFNKFTDRPVDDTTLQQLYDLFKWGPTSMNCQPARIVFVRSAEAKAQLKATLAPGNVDKTMGAPVTAIIAQDTAFFDHLPTQFPVMPTARDMFAGNAGLAADTAFRNSSLQGAYLILAARALGLDAGPMSGFNPAAVNEAFFPDGRFKVNFLVNLGWGDASGNYPRGPRLAFEDVVRIA, encoded by the coding sequence ATGAACGCTCCCCTGAACGACGCCGCCCTCGACCAGCTCCTGCGCAGCGCGCGCACCTTCAACAAGTTCACCGACCGCCCCGTCGACGACACCACGCTGCAGCAGCTCTACGACCTGTTCAAGTGGGGCCCGACCTCGATGAACTGCCAGCCGGCCCGCATCGTCTTCGTGCGCAGCGCCGAGGCCAAGGCGCAGCTCAAGGCGACGCTCGCCCCGGGCAACGTGGACAAGACCATGGGCGCGCCGGTCACGGCCATCATTGCCCAGGACACCGCCTTCTTCGACCACCTGCCGACGCAGTTCCCGGTGATGCCGACCGCCCGCGACATGTTCGCCGGCAACGCCGGACTGGCCGCGGACACCGCCTTCCGCAACAGCTCGCTGCAAGGCGCCTACCTGATCCTGGCCGCCCGCGCGCTCGGCCTGGACGCTGGCCCGATGAGCGGCTTCAACCCGGCCGCGGTCAACGAGGCCTTCTTCCCGGACGGCCGGTTCAAGGTCAACTTCCTGGTCAACCTCGGCTGGGGAGATGCGTCGGGCAACTACCCGCGCGGGCCGCGGCTGGCGTTCGAGGACGTGGTGCGGATCGCCTGA
- the eutC gene encoding ethanolamine ammonia-lyase subunit EutC: protein MSDLKPSTTPLTTPDPWAHLRTLTPARVGLGRSGSSLPTRELLAFGAAHAMARDAVHLPLDAEALCAEIEALGLPTLRVQSAAADRATYLLRPDLGRRLGRDSAVQLDALGAVEADLVLVVGDGLSSAAVQRQAVPLIEELLQQRPDGWRLGPVVVATQARVALGDDIGQRLAAPMVAMLIGERPGLSSPDSLGVYLTHAPRVGRTDAERNCLSNVRAEGLRHAEAARKLWWLVQAARALQLTGVGLKDRSDLLGG from the coding sequence ATGAGCGACCTCAAGCCGTCAACCACACCGTTGACCACGCCCGATCCCTGGGCGCACCTGCGAACGCTGACACCGGCCCGCGTCGGACTGGGGCGCAGCGGGTCGAGCCTGCCGACGCGCGAGCTGCTGGCGTTTGGCGCGGCGCATGCGATGGCGCGCGATGCGGTGCATCTGCCGCTGGACGCCGAGGCGCTGTGCGCGGAGATCGAAGCGCTCGGTCTGCCGACGCTGCGTGTGCAGAGCGCTGCAGCGGACCGCGCCACCTATCTGCTGCGCCCCGACCTCGGCCGCCGGCTTGGCCGGGATAGCGCGGTGCAGCTCGATGCCCTCGGCGCGGTCGAGGCGGACCTGGTGCTCGTCGTCGGCGACGGGCTGTCGTCCGCGGCGGTGCAGCGCCAGGCCGTGCCGCTGATCGAGGAATTGCTGCAGCAGCGGCCGGACGGCTGGCGGCTCGGCCCGGTCGTCGTCGCGACACAGGCCCGCGTTGCACTCGGCGACGACATCGGGCAGCGGCTGGCGGCGCCGATGGTCGCGATGCTGATCGGCGAGCGGCCGGGTTTGAGTTCGCCGGACAGCCTGGGCGTCTACCTGACCCACGCGCCGCGCGTCGGCCGCACGGACGCGGAGCGCAACTGCCTGTCGAACGTGCGCGCCGAGGGGCTGCGGCATGCGGAGGCGGCGCGCAAGCTGTGGTGGCTGGTGCAGGCGGCGCGCGCGCTGCAGCTCACCGGGGTCGGATTGAAAGACCGGAGTGACCTGCTGGGTGGGTAG
- the otnK gene encoding 3-oxo-tetronate kinase translates to MTPPLSRRPLLGCIADDFTGATDLANNLVRSGMRTVQTIGVPADADAAVDADAIVVALKSRTIPADDAVAQSLAALRWLQAQGVEQVVFKYCSTFDSTPAGNIGQVTDALLDALHGPGQGFTIACPAFPDNQRTVFKGHLFVGDVLLSDSGMRHHPLTPMTDANLVRVLQAQTQRRVGLVDQAVVSRGAEAIAQRFRDLQADGVGVAVVDAVSNGDLFLIGRALAGMPLVTAGSGIAIGLPQNWQATGALAPSSVADRLPAASGLRAVVSGSCSVATNAQVLHFRQHGGEAFAVNPLDIAAGEDVAAQALAWATPRLAHGPVLVYATAEAEAVRAVQARLGVAEAGELVERTLSRIAAGLVQAGVRQLVVAGGETSGAVVQALGVTQMAIGPQIDPGVPWTAVTSPVYPGETVHVALKSGNFGSTDFFTKAFARLASETRA, encoded by the coding sequence ATGACCCCGCCCCTGAGCCGCCGCCCCCTGCTCGGCTGCATCGCCGACGACTTCACCGGCGCGACCGACCTCGCCAACAACCTCGTGCGCAGCGGCATGCGCACCGTGCAGACCATCGGCGTGCCCGCGGACGCCGACGCAGCGGTGGACGCCGACGCCATCGTGGTCGCGCTGAAGTCCCGCACCATCCCCGCGGACGACGCCGTCGCGCAGTCGCTCGCGGCGCTGCGCTGGCTGCAGGCGCAGGGGGTCGAGCAGGTGGTTTTCAAATACTGCTCCACCTTCGACTCGACCCCGGCTGGCAACATTGGCCAAGTCACCGACGCGCTGCTCGACGCGCTGCACGGCCCCGGCCAGGGCTTCACGATCGCCTGCCCCGCCTTCCCGGACAACCAGCGCACGGTGTTCAAGGGCCACCTCTTCGTCGGCGACGTGCTGCTGTCCGACAGCGGCATGCGCCACCACCCGCTCACGCCGATGACCGACGCCAACCTCGTGCGCGTGCTGCAGGCACAGACGCAGCGGCGTGTCGGGCTGGTCGATCAGGCCGTCGTTTCGCGCGGCGCCGAAGCCATCGCACAGCGGTTCCGCGACCTGCAGGCCGACGGCGTGGGCGTCGCCGTGGTGGACGCGGTGAGCAACGGCGACCTGTTCCTGATCGGCCGAGCGCTGGCCGGGATGCCGCTGGTGACTGCCGGTTCCGGTATCGCAATCGGCCTGCCGCAGAACTGGCAGGCCACCGGCGCGCTCGCCCCCAGCAGCGTGGCGGACCGCCTGCCAGCCGCCAGCGGCCTGCGCGCCGTGGTGTCTGGCAGTTGCTCGGTGGCGACCAATGCGCAAGTGCTGCATTTCCGCCAGCACGGCGGCGAGGCCTTCGCGGTGAACCCGCTGGACATCGCGGCGGGTGAAGACGTTGCCGCTCAAGCGCTGGCCTGGGCCACGCCGCGGCTGGCGCACGGACCGGTGCTGGTCTATGCCACCGCGGAAGCGGAAGCTGTCCGCGCAGTGCAGGCCAGGCTGGGCGTCGCCGAAGCGGGCGAGCTGGTGGAGCGCACGCTGTCGCGCATCGCGGCGGGCCTCGTGCAGGCCGGCGTGCGGCAACTGGTCGTCGCGGGCGGGGAAACCTCCGGCGCGGTCGTGCAGGCGCTGGGCGTGACGCAGATGGCGATCGGGCCGCAGATCGACCCGGGCGTGCCGTGGACGGCGGTGACCTCGCCGGTCTACCCGGGCGAGACCGTGCATGTGGCGCTCAAGTCCGGCAACTTTGGCAGCACGGACTTCTTCACCAAAGCCTTCGCAAGGCTGGCCTCGGAGACCCGCGCATGA
- a CDS encoding TMEM165/GDT1 family protein: MEPFLISTGVVALGEIGDKTQLLALLLAARFRRPVPIILGIFVATVLNHALAGVVGETVARFLGPDLLRWVIGVSFLAMAAWMLVPDEIDDAEGGTQRFGVFGTTVIAFFLAEMGDKTQIATVALAARYSDLFQVVAGTTVGMMLANVPAVLLGDRAARAIPMKLVHAIAAGIFAVLGVLTLFNVGRLF; this comes from the coding sequence ATGGAACCCTTTCTCATCTCCACTGGTGTCGTCGCCCTCGGCGAAATCGGCGACAAGACCCAGCTGCTGGCCCTGCTGCTGGCCGCGCGCTTTCGCAGGCCGGTGCCGATCATCCTCGGCATCTTCGTGGCCACCGTGCTCAACCATGCGCTGGCGGGCGTGGTCGGAGAGACCGTGGCGCGCTTTCTCGGCCCGGACCTGCTGCGCTGGGTGATCGGCGTGTCCTTCCTCGCGATGGCCGCCTGGATGCTGGTGCCTGACGAGATCGACGACGCCGAAGGCGGCACGCAGCGCTTCGGCGTCTTCGGCACCACGGTCATCGCCTTCTTCCTCGCCGAGATGGGCGACAAGACGCAGATCGCCACCGTGGCACTGGCGGCGCGCTACAGCGACCTGTTCCAGGTGGTCGCCGGTACCACCGTCGGCATGATGCTGGCGAACGTGCCTGCCGTGCTGCTGGGCGACCGGGCGGCCCGCGCGATCCCGATGAAGCTGGTCCACGCCATTGCGGCCGGCATCTTCGCGGTGCTCGGCGTGCTGACCCTGTTCAATGTCGGTCGTCTGTTCTGA
- a CDS encoding class II aldolase/adducin family protein: protein MNDATLRAEVCRVGASLFHRGYVHASAGNISVRTEDGGFLITPTDACLGTLVPERLAAVNADGVQTGGDRASKTLVLHRRIYAADPEARCVIHTHSTHLVALTLAGVADPDDLLPPITPYFVMKVGHVPLIPYHRPGDPAVADLVAARIAASHTAGTPLRAVMLDRLGPNVWHRSPAEASAVLEELEETARLWLLTRPAPLTEAQIDELRQHFGARW from the coding sequence ATGAACGACGCGACCCTGCGCGCCGAGGTTTGCCGCGTCGGCGCCTCGCTGTTCCACCGGGGCTACGTCCACGCCAGCGCCGGCAACATCAGCGTGCGCACCGAGGACGGCGGTTTCCTGATCACGCCAACCGACGCCTGCCTCGGCACGCTGGTGCCCGAACGCCTGGCCGCGGTCAATGCCGACGGCGTGCAGACCGGCGGCGACCGCGCCTCGAAGACGCTCGTGCTGCACCGCCGCATCTACGCCGCCGACCCCGAGGCGCGCTGCGTCATCCACACGCACTCGACGCACCTCGTCGCGCTGACGCTGGCCGGCGTCGCGGATCCCGACGACCTCCTCCCGCCCATCACCCCGTACTTCGTGATGAAGGTCGGCCATGTTCCGCTGATCCCTTACCACCGCCCCGGCGACCCCGCCGTCGCCGACCTCGTCGCGGCGCGGATCGCGGCCAGCCACACCGCCGGCACCCCACTGCGCGCCGTCATGCTCGACCGCCTCGGCCCCAACGTCTGGCACCGCAGCCCGGCCGAGGCCAGCGCCGTGCTGGAAGAGCTGGAAGAGACGGCGCGGCTGTGGCTGCTGACCCGCCCCGCCCCGCTGACCGAGGCGCAGATCGACGAGTTGCGGCAACATTTCGGCGCCCGCTGGTGA
- a CDS encoding LysR family transcriptional regulator, translated as MEQSELPIDPNDLLIFARVAELGSFSRAAEQLGWPKSTVSRRLAALEQRLGERLLLRTTRRQTLTEFGEQLLEHAQLVAAEVDAVAALSAHRQAAPSGRLRVSMPSDFANLLLVDALAAFVALHPAISLELDLSPRRVDLLGEGFDLAVRIGDLPDDNLLAARRLTAFNAGLYAAPGYLAERGEPQQPADLATHDAVRQLGSNGDPVPWTLLRGDDRWQGVPPGRIGANSPEALIRLARAGAGIVAVPDYFAQAGVRQGRLRRVLPAWCLPSPTAWAVFPGRRLMPAKTRVFLDMLLCALGHSPAALPVTSPESACPPAPR; from the coding sequence ATGGAACAATCTGAACTTCCAATCGACCCGAACGACCTGCTCATCTTCGCCCGCGTGGCGGAGCTGGGCAGCTTCAGCCGCGCCGCCGAGCAGCTCGGCTGGCCCAAGTCGACCGTCTCGCGCCGGCTGGCGGCACTGGAACAACGGCTCGGCGAACGCCTGCTGCTGCGCACCACGCGGCGGCAGACACTCACCGAGTTCGGCGAGCAACTGCTCGAACACGCCCAGCTGGTGGCCGCCGAGGTCGATGCCGTGGCCGCGCTGAGCGCACACCGCCAGGCAGCACCGAGCGGCCGGCTGCGGGTGTCGATGCCCAGCGACTTCGCCAACCTGCTGCTGGTTGACGCGCTGGCGGCCTTCGTCGCGCTGCACCCGGCGATCTCGCTGGAGCTGGACCTCTCGCCTCGGCGCGTCGACCTGCTCGGCGAAGGCTTCGATCTGGCGGTGCGGATCGGCGACCTGCCGGACGACAACCTGCTCGCGGCGCGGCGCCTCACCGCGTTCAATGCCGGCCTGTACGCCGCGCCGGGCTATCTGGCCGAGCGCGGCGAGCCGCAGCAACCCGCCGATCTGGCCACGCACGACGCCGTGCGCCAGTTGGGCAGCAACGGCGACCCGGTCCCCTGGACACTGCTGCGCGGCGATGACCGCTGGCAGGGCGTGCCACCGGGGCGGATCGGCGCCAATTCACCGGAGGCGCTGATCCGCCTGGCGCGGGCCGGCGCGGGCATCGTCGCCGTGCCCGACTACTTCGCGCAGGCCGGCGTGCGCCAGGGCCGGCTGCGGCGGGTGTTGCCCGCGTGGTGCCTGCCGAGTCCGACGGCGTGGGCGGTGTTCCCGGGCCGGCGGCTGATGCCGGCCAAGACGCGGGTGTTTCTGGACATGCTGCTGTGCGCGCTGGGGCACTCCCCGGCGGCCTTGCCCGTCACTTCACCGGAATCGGCTTGCCCACCGGCACCGCGGTGA
- the otnI gene encoding 2-oxo-tetronate isomerase, protein MPRFAANLTMLYNEHAFLDRFAAAAADGFQAVEYLFPYAFEAGEIARHLKDHGLQQVLFNAPPGDWDAGDRGIACLPGREAEFRDGFARALDYAEALGCPRVHVMAGLAPQGADRAQLQATYEGNIAWAAERAAAAGRNVLIEPINLRDMPGYFLNRQDEAHRIVQAIGAPNLQVQFDLYHCQIVEGDVAMKLRQYLPTGRVGHLQIAGVPMRHEPDLGEVNYPYLFDVIDEVSAACGWQGWIGCEYRPARGAVAGGTSDGLGWLRRATAT, encoded by the coding sequence ATGCCCCGTTTCGCCGCCAACCTGACGATGCTCTACAACGAGCACGCCTTCCTCGACCGCTTTGCCGCCGCCGCCGCGGACGGTTTCCAGGCGGTCGAGTACCTGTTCCCCTACGCCTTCGAGGCGGGTGAGATCGCCCGGCACCTGAAGGACCACGGCCTGCAGCAGGTGCTGTTCAACGCGCCACCCGGTGACTGGGACGCGGGCGACCGCGGCATCGCCTGCCTGCCGGGGCGCGAAGCCGAGTTCCGCGACGGTTTCGCGCGGGCGCTGGACTACGCCGAAGCGCTCGGCTGTCCGCGGGTCCACGTGATGGCGGGCCTCGCGCCGCAGGGCGCCGACCGCGCTCAACTGCAGGCCACCTACGAAGGCAACATCGCCTGGGCCGCCGAGCGCGCCGCAGCAGCCGGACGGAACGTGCTGATCGAGCCGATCAACCTGCGCGACATGCCCGGCTATTTCCTGAACCGCCAGGACGAGGCGCACCGCATCGTGCAGGCCATCGGCGCGCCGAACCTGCAGGTCCAGTTCGACCTCTACCACTGCCAGATCGTCGAAGGCGACGTGGCGATGAAGCTGCGCCAGTACCTGCCGACCGGGCGCGTCGGGCACCTGCAGATCGCAGGCGTGCCAATGCGGCATGAGCCAGACCTGGGCGAAGTGAACTACCCGTACCTGTTCGACGTGATCGACGAGGTGTCGGCGGCGTGTGGCTGGCAGGGCTGGATCGGCTGCGAATACCGCCCGGCGCGCGGCGCGGTGGCGGGTGGCACGTCGGACGGGCTGGGCTGGCTACGGCGCGCCACGGCGACCTGA